A window of Ictalurus furcatus strain D&B chromosome 18, Billie_1.0, whole genome shotgun sequence contains these coding sequences:
- the ulk1b gene encoding serine/threonine-protein kinase ULK1 isoform X4, protein METVGKFEFSRKDLIGHGAFAVVFKGRHREKHDWEVAVKCINKKNLAKSQTLLGKEIKILKELKHENIVALHDFQETASSVYLVMEYCNGGDLADYLHSKGTLSEDTIRVFLQQIAGAMRVLQAKGIIHRDLKPQNILLCHPAGRKSHTNNTCIKIADFGFARHLQNNMMAATLCGSPMYMAPEVIMSQTYDAKADLWSIGTIVFQCLTGKAPFQASSPQDLRLFYEKNKNLSPNIPRETSSHLRHLLLGLLQRNHKDRMDFDEFFKHRFLEASSTMKKSAPVTLTCFPSSGSASSCSSSSTSHLASPPQSLGEIQQNRTKALASPTQDSPGFLLKDSAGGGGSSKNSSCDTDDFVMVPAHFPSELTCEMPSGKVLQDSLVCSGSSLLASGSQGNQVKSLPRSPSYSSSAAPAGRPPEHSLSNCSNYGQSLPIPVPTQIHNYQRMEQNLHSPSQDSSPRCTPVRRCSSGSPVGCGRTGPSPPHHSAITTRRPSIGGIKPLQHSPQALQLPDAKSRSRQPGLGSRLHSAPCLLEAAGGCRQTIRKQHSDPVVAPQGGAMALRTLHSSPRLSELMQRSPLPTILGSPSRAMSPFEFPKPPSSPNMVTFLTQQGLVFPSSAGRPCQGESGMPGAFQPEDGKTFGRSQSSGLLSDMLKAAFGGQRGDRGSTENLSADRAIDIAPAAGGTMVVGSGSPARVVFTVGSPPSGGTPPHTSRSRKFSACSSSSISPVGSLTSRYPQTGVCLDGFEGSSSPRYGLTDPISANFEGAVMFEAPELPEETLMEQEHTEILQRLRFTLDFARCMIEVAASRGGEAGQAEQPSTCLHQKESVVADQISSLSREWSHAEQLVLYMKTAELLSTALHTAMEGIKQGKVYPSTTVKQVVRRLNDLYKSSVTSCRSLNARLERFFSRKHRLMDHINTITAERLIFSHTVQMLPEVHTPLQNTVRTNPKMTYEV, encoded by the exons ATGGAGACAGTCGGGAAATTCGAGTTCAGCAGGAAGGACCTCATAGGCCACGGGGCATTCGCGGTGGTGTTTAAAGGCAGGCATCGAGAG aAGCATGACTGGGAGGTTGCTGTGAAATGCATCAATAAAAAGAATCTAGCAAAATCCCAAACTCTACTGGGGAAAGAGATCAAAATATTAAAG GAGCTGAAGCACGAAAACATCGTCGCGTTGCATGATTTTCAG GAAACGGCGAGCTCTGTGTATTTGGTGATGGAG TACTGTAACGGAGGAGACCTGGCTGACTACTTGCACT CCAAGGGCACGCTGAGCGAGGACACCATCCGTGTGTTCTTGCAGCAGATAGCAGGCGCAATGAGAGTGCTGCAGGCCAAAGGCATTATCCACAGAGACCTGAAACCACAGAACATCCTGCTGTGCCACCCGGCCGGCCGCAAGTCCCACACCAACAACACCTGCATCAAAATAG CCGACTTTGGCTTCGCACGGCACCTCCAGAACAACATGATGGCCGCCACCCTCTGCGGCTCCCCCATGTATATG GCTCCAGAGGTCATCATGTCACAGACCTATGATGCCAAGGCTGACCTGTGGAGTATTGGAACCATTGTGTTTCAGTGTCTTACTGGGAAAGCCCCATTTCAA GCCAGCAGTCCTCAGGACCTCCGCTTGTTTTATGAGAAGAACAAGAATCTCAGCCCAAA CATTCCCAGAGAGACGTCCAGCCACCTGAGGCACTTGCTTCTGGGCCTGCTGCAGAGGAACCATAAGGACCGCATGGACTTTG ACGAGTTCTTCAAGCACCGTTTCCTCGAGGCGAGCTCCACCATGAAGAAGT ctGCACCGGTGACCCTGACCTGCTTTCCCAGCTCAGGTTCAGCAAGCTCATGTAGCAGCTCCTCCACCTCACACCTCGCTTCTCCtcct CAGTCCCTTGGTGAGATCCAGCAGAATCGAACCAAAGCGTTGGCCTCCCCTACCCAGGATTCTCCGGGCTTCTTGCTGAAGGATTCGGCTGGTGGTGGAGGAAGCAGTAAGAACTCCTCCTGCGACACGGATGACTTTGTCATGGTTCCGGCTCATTTCCCCa gTGAGCTCACGTGTGAAATGCCCTCAGGGAAGGTGCTTCAGGATAGTCTTGTGTGTAGTGG GAGCTCTCTTCTTGCGTCTGGAAGTCAGGGCAATCAGGTCAAGTCTCTTCCACGCTCGCCCTCTTACAGCAGCTCTGCAGCACCAGCAGG caGGCCTCCTGAACACTCTTTGAGTAACTGTAGTAACTACGGACAGTCCTTGCCCATTCCAGTGCCCACACAGATTCACAACTATCAGCGCATGGAGCAGAACCTGCACTCTCCCAGCCAGGACAGCTCTCCACG GTGTACTCCAGTGCGGCGGTGCAGCAGTGGCAGTCCCGTTGGTTGTGGGAGGACAGGGCCGTCTCCCCCTCATCACTCAGCCATCACCACCCGCAGACCGTCTATAGGAGGCATCAAACCCCTCCAGCACTCCCCACAGG CTCTCCAGCTACCTGATGCTAAATCCAGATCCAGGCAGCCTGGGCTGGGCTCACGCCTCCACAGCGCCCCCTGCCTGCTGGAGGCCGCTGGCGGCTGCAGGCAAACGATCAGGAAACAGCACTCAGACCCCGTCGTGGCCCCCCAAGGGGGCGCGATGGCCCTGAGGACCCTACATTCCTCTCCCCGACTCAGTGAACTGATGCAGCGCAGTCCGTTACCCACCATCCTGGGATCACCGTCAAGA gCTATGTCCCCATTTGAGTTCCCAAAGCCGCCCAGCTCTCCGAACATGGTGACATTTCTGACTCAGCAGGGTTTAGTTTTCCCCTCATCTGCTGGCCGGCCGTGCCAGGGCGAATCAGGCATGCCTGGTGCTTTCCAGCCTGAGGACGGCAAGACTTTTGGAAG GTCGCAGAGCTCTGGCCTCCTTTCAGACATGCTGAAAGCAGCATTCGGGGGACAGCGGGGAGACAGAGGCAGCACAGAGAACCTCAGTGCTGACAGAGCAATCGACATAG CACCTGCTGCTGGTGGGACCATGGTAGTGGGCTCAGGCAGTCCAGCACGAGTGGTGTTCACTGTGGGCTCGCCCCCCAGCGGAGGAACTCCACCCCACACTTCTCGTTCCAGAAAATTTTCAG CATGCTCCTCGAGCTCCATCAGTCCCGTGGGGTCCCTCACCAGCCGTTACCCTCAGACAGGCGTGTGTTTGGATGGGTTTGAGGGCTCGTCCAGTCCTCGTTACGGTCTCACTGACCCCATCTCAGCCAACTTTGAGGGAGCTGTAATGTTTGAGGCCCCCGAGCTCCCAGAAGAAACGCTAATGGAG CAGGAGCACACGGAGATTTTGCAGAGGCTCCGGTTCACGCTGGATTTTGCTCGCTGTATGATTGAGGTGGCAGCGTCGAGAGGTGGAGAGGCCGGGCAAGCTGAACAGCCCTCGACCTGCCTACACCAGAAAGAAAGCGTCGTGGCCGACCAGATCAGCTCTCTGAGCCGCGAGtggag TCATGCTGAGCAGTTGGTGTTGTATATGAAAACTGCCGAGCTCCtgtccactgcactgcacaCAGCCATGGAGGGCATCAAACAGGGTAAAGTGTATCCCTCCACCACAGTCAAACAAG TGGTCAGGAGGCTAAACGATCTGTACAAGTCGAGCGTGACGTCATGTCGCTCCCTGAACGCGCGTCTGGAGCGGTTCTTTTCCCGAAAGCACCGGCTGATGGACCACATCAACACCATCACTGCAGAAAGGCTCATCTTTAGCCACACTGTACAGATG ctCCCTGAAGTTCACACACCACTCCAGAACACTGTTAGGACAAATCCCAAAATGACTTATGAAGTCTGA
- the ulk1b gene encoding serine/threonine-protein kinase ULK1 isoform X5, producing the protein METVGKFEFSRKDLIGHGAFAVVFKGRHREKHDWEVAVKCINKKNLAKSQTLLGKEIKILKELKHENIVALHDFQETASSVYLVMEYCNGGDLADYLHSKGTLSEDTIRVFLQQIAGAMRVLQAKGIIHRDLKPQNILLCHPAGRKSHTNNTCIKIADFGFARHLQNNMMAATLCGSPMYMAPEVIMSQTYDAKADLWSIGTIVFQCLTGKAPFQASSPQDLRLFYEKNKNLSPNIPRETSSHLRHLLLGLLQRNHKDRMDFDEFFKHRFLEASSTMKKSAPVTLTCFPSSGSASSCSSSSTSHLASPPQSLGEIQQNRTKALASPTQDSPGFLLKDSAGGGGSSKNSSCDTDDFVMVPAHFPSELTCEMPSGKVLQDSLVCSGSSLLASGSQGNQVKSLPRSPSYSSSAAPAGRPPEHSLSNCSNYGQSLPIPVPTQIHNYQRMEQNLHSPSQDSSPRCTPVRRCSSGSPVGCGRTGPSPPHHSAITTRRPSIGGIKPLQHSPQALQLPDAKSRSRQPGLGSRLHSAPCLLEAAGGCRQTIRKQHSDPVVAPQGGAMALRTLHSSPRLSELMQRSPLPTILGSPSRAMSPFEFPKPPSSPNMVTFLTQQGLVFPSSAGRPCQGESGMPGAFQPEDGKTFGRSQSSGLLSDMLKAAFGGQRGDRGSTENLSADRAIDIAPAAGGTMVVGSGSPARVVFTVGSPPSGGTPPHTSRSRKFSACSSSSISPVGSLTSRYPQTGVCLDGFEGSSSPRYGLTDPISANFEGAVMFEAPELPEETLMEQEHTEILQRLRFTLDFARCMIEVAASRGGEAGQAEQPSTCLHQKESVVADQISSLSREWRYTHTHRVQCKMSCHHESNMTHQCCSYVCKE; encoded by the exons ATGGAGACAGTCGGGAAATTCGAGTTCAGCAGGAAGGACCTCATAGGCCACGGGGCATTCGCGGTGGTGTTTAAAGGCAGGCATCGAGAG aAGCATGACTGGGAGGTTGCTGTGAAATGCATCAATAAAAAGAATCTAGCAAAATCCCAAACTCTACTGGGGAAAGAGATCAAAATATTAAAG GAGCTGAAGCACGAAAACATCGTCGCGTTGCATGATTTTCAG GAAACGGCGAGCTCTGTGTATTTGGTGATGGAG TACTGTAACGGAGGAGACCTGGCTGACTACTTGCACT CCAAGGGCACGCTGAGCGAGGACACCATCCGTGTGTTCTTGCAGCAGATAGCAGGCGCAATGAGAGTGCTGCAGGCCAAAGGCATTATCCACAGAGACCTGAAACCACAGAACATCCTGCTGTGCCACCCGGCCGGCCGCAAGTCCCACACCAACAACACCTGCATCAAAATAG CCGACTTTGGCTTCGCACGGCACCTCCAGAACAACATGATGGCCGCCACCCTCTGCGGCTCCCCCATGTATATG GCTCCAGAGGTCATCATGTCACAGACCTATGATGCCAAGGCTGACCTGTGGAGTATTGGAACCATTGTGTTTCAGTGTCTTACTGGGAAAGCCCCATTTCAA GCCAGCAGTCCTCAGGACCTCCGCTTGTTTTATGAGAAGAACAAGAATCTCAGCCCAAA CATTCCCAGAGAGACGTCCAGCCACCTGAGGCACTTGCTTCTGGGCCTGCTGCAGAGGAACCATAAGGACCGCATGGACTTTG ACGAGTTCTTCAAGCACCGTTTCCTCGAGGCGAGCTCCACCATGAAGAAGT ctGCACCGGTGACCCTGACCTGCTTTCCCAGCTCAGGTTCAGCAAGCTCATGTAGCAGCTCCTCCACCTCACACCTCGCTTCTCCtcct CAGTCCCTTGGTGAGATCCAGCAGAATCGAACCAAAGCGTTGGCCTCCCCTACCCAGGATTCTCCGGGCTTCTTGCTGAAGGATTCGGCTGGTGGTGGAGGAAGCAGTAAGAACTCCTCCTGCGACACGGATGACTTTGTCATGGTTCCGGCTCATTTCCCCa gTGAGCTCACGTGTGAAATGCCCTCAGGGAAGGTGCTTCAGGATAGTCTTGTGTGTAGTGG GAGCTCTCTTCTTGCGTCTGGAAGTCAGGGCAATCAGGTCAAGTCTCTTCCACGCTCGCCCTCTTACAGCAGCTCTGCAGCACCAGCAGG caGGCCTCCTGAACACTCTTTGAGTAACTGTAGTAACTACGGACAGTCCTTGCCCATTCCAGTGCCCACACAGATTCACAACTATCAGCGCATGGAGCAGAACCTGCACTCTCCCAGCCAGGACAGCTCTCCACG GTGTACTCCAGTGCGGCGGTGCAGCAGTGGCAGTCCCGTTGGTTGTGGGAGGACAGGGCCGTCTCCCCCTCATCACTCAGCCATCACCACCCGCAGACCGTCTATAGGAGGCATCAAACCCCTCCAGCACTCCCCACAGG CTCTCCAGCTACCTGATGCTAAATCCAGATCCAGGCAGCCTGGGCTGGGCTCACGCCTCCACAGCGCCCCCTGCCTGCTGGAGGCCGCTGGCGGCTGCAGGCAAACGATCAGGAAACAGCACTCAGACCCCGTCGTGGCCCCCCAAGGGGGCGCGATGGCCCTGAGGACCCTACATTCCTCTCCCCGACTCAGTGAACTGATGCAGCGCAGTCCGTTACCCACCATCCTGGGATCACCGTCAAGA gCTATGTCCCCATTTGAGTTCCCAAAGCCGCCCAGCTCTCCGAACATGGTGACATTTCTGACTCAGCAGGGTTTAGTTTTCCCCTCATCTGCTGGCCGGCCGTGCCAGGGCGAATCAGGCATGCCTGGTGCTTTCCAGCCTGAGGACGGCAAGACTTTTGGAAG GTCGCAGAGCTCTGGCCTCCTTTCAGACATGCTGAAAGCAGCATTCGGGGGACAGCGGGGAGACAGAGGCAGCACAGAGAACCTCAGTGCTGACAGAGCAATCGACATAG CACCTGCTGCTGGTGGGACCATGGTAGTGGGCTCAGGCAGTCCAGCACGAGTGGTGTTCACTGTGGGCTCGCCCCCCAGCGGAGGAACTCCACCCCACACTTCTCGTTCCAGAAAATTTTCAG CATGCTCCTCGAGCTCCATCAGTCCCGTGGGGTCCCTCACCAGCCGTTACCCTCAGACAGGCGTGTGTTTGGATGGGTTTGAGGGCTCGTCCAGTCCTCGTTACGGTCTCACTGACCCCATCTCAGCCAACTTTGAGGGAGCTGTAATGTTTGAGGCCCCCGAGCTCCCAGAAGAAACGCTAATGGAG CAGGAGCACACGGAGATTTTGCAGAGGCTCCGGTTCACGCTGGATTTTGCTCGCTGTATGATTGAGGTGGCAGCGTCGAGAGGTGGAGAGGCCGGGCAAGCTGAACAGCCCTCGACCTGCCTACACCAGAAAGAAAGCGTCGTGGCCGACCAGATCAGCTCTCTGAGCCGCGAGtggaggtacacacacacacacagagtgcagtGTAAAATGTCTTGCCATCATGAAAGTAATATGACCCATCAGTGTTGCTCCTATGtctgtaaggaatga